In candidate division KSB1 bacterium, one DNA window encodes the following:
- a CDS encoding DUF362 domain-containing protein gives MTERPALSTVYFAPLRRQDPPAVVEGTLHRLCHKAGMRQVVAPKDYVAVKLHFGEEGNGTHLPPSLVPPIVSFIKECGGRPFLTDTCVLYRSPRNNAITHLELAHAHGFTLEATGAPVVMADGVFGDNEVAVPIPGKLFAEVSLAREAMRANALVVVSHVTGHVAAGLGATIKNLGMGMASRRGKLRQHSAMKPQVKPEACTGCGECVRWCPEQTIEMGDGVAFIASQGCIGCGECLTTCRFDAIRYDWKVAGDDLQRKIAEHALGAVIQRRDKVLCFNFIVSVTKDCDCLAVAQSPLFADIGVLASRDPVAIDKAALDLIAQRVGRPLHQMAYPKVDGMVQLAHAEAIGLGTTAYQLIEVR, from the coding sequence ATGACCGAACGACCTGCCCTCAGCACTGTTTACTTTGCCCCACTCCGCAGGCAGGACCCGCCGGCAGTTGTCGAGGGCACCCTGCACCGCCTTTGTCACAAGGCCGGCATGCGCCAGGTGGTGGCGCCCAAAGACTATGTAGCGGTCAAGCTCCACTTTGGCGAAGAGGGAAATGGCACCCACCTGCCGCCCTCTCTGGTGCCACCCATAGTCTCGTTCATCAAGGAGTGTGGGGGACGGCCGTTTCTGACGGACACCTGTGTGCTGTACCGAAGCCCCAGGAACAACGCCATCACGCATCTGGAGCTGGCGCACGCGCATGGCTTCACCTTGGAGGCAACGGGGGCGCCCGTGGTGATGGCGGACGGGGTATTCGGGGACAACGAAGTCGCCGTCCCTATCCCTGGTAAGCTGTTTGCAGAAGTTTCCTTGGCCCGTGAGGCCATGCGCGCCAATGCGCTGGTGGTGGTCAGCCATGTGACTGGGCATGTGGCGGCCGGCCTTGGCGCAACCATCAAGAACTTGGGTATGGGGATGGCCAGCAGACGCGGCAAGCTGCGCCAGCACTCGGCCATGAAACCGCAGGTCAAGCCCGAAGCCTGTACCGGCTGCGGTGAGTGCGTGCGCTGGTGCCCGGAGCAAACCATCGAAATGGGCGACGGGGTGGCCTTCATCGCCAGCCAGGGGTGCATCGGCTGCGGCGAATGCCTCACTACCTGCCGCTTCGATGCCATCCGCTACGACTGGAAGGTTGCGGGCGATGACCTGCAGCGCAAGATCGCTGAGCATGCCCTCGGCGCCGTCATCCAGCGGCGGGACAAGGTGCTGTGCTTCAACTTTATCGTTTCTGTGACCAAAGACTGCGACTGCCTGGCTGTGGCGCAGTCGCCGCTGTTTGCGGACATTGGCGTGCTGGCCAGCCGCGATCCGGTGGCCATTGACAAGGCTGCGCTGGACCTCATTGCCCAACGGGTGGGCAGGCCATTGCACCAGATGGCTTATCCCAAGGTGGACGGGATGGTGCAGCTGGCCCACGCCGAGGCTATTGGCTTAGGCACTACTGCATACCAGCTGATTGAAGTGCGTTGA
- a CDS encoding T9SS type A sorting domain-containing protein: protein MRWPKSVVVGACALFVAAAMPAFAQVAKTLDRPWQPVVVDANSFPQLHATPVAHLHLFAYHSQQAGGVWEPIPFQIDEKDSTDFFTFPHNQLFDGFDQLVFMVRDLGDQAPPEAWIDDVESRSHPRLAIEVADAADPTQRAWAYLYVSSAITTPAPDPYGASWHWVGPDSEWVETSSYAVGFAPSGLIGDARIKPEGGGSGVHLVDTQKLRMVGYFRYDGLAFNLGKSGNPPGNERDFFRRVPDSTRVLAGAVRIVVREWVGLVLLGWQLPVGFPLTTYFYPHSVSFGGAIDSVNLPPDVEIRLDLVRQSLDLTPHASGMRFYNAYNPEGVLVDGVPDTPVSTVEAPGLNWAMVTGEQGTIVTVTKVPRLGSQQGLYYWDNAAGGSADGTHEYLLGGDTGDGVSYGDFGYVFTGETFPVALSFELTCYFLPAYQSPAVAGALKEWVETGMAVNVQAQSYLSGVAAGQADRVPSAWALHQNYPNPFNPVTRLQVELPARASAELQIVDGTGHQVRRFRLSGAGGSRQEVEWDGRDEGGAELPSGVYLAVLRTEGGTLVRKMLLLR, encoded by the coding sequence ATGAGATGGCCAAAGTCTGTCGTGGTGGGGGCGTGTGCCCTCTTCGTGGCGGCGGCGATGCCCGCATTTGCCCAGGTGGCCAAGACGCTTGATCGCCCGTGGCAGCCGGTGGTCGTCGACGCGAACTCTTTTCCTCAGCTCCATGCGACCCCGGTTGCGCACCTGCACCTATTTGCCTACCACAGCCAACAAGCGGGAGGCGTGTGGGAGCCGATCCCTTTCCAGATCGACGAGAAAGACTCCACGGATTTCTTCACTTTTCCCCATAACCAGCTATTCGACGGCTTTGACCAACTGGTGTTCATGGTGCGCGACCTGGGCGACCAGGCACCACCAGAGGCATGGATCGATGACGTGGAGTCCAGAAGCCACCCGCGCTTGGCGATAGAGGTGGCTGACGCAGCGGATCCCACGCAAAGAGCCTGGGCCTACCTCTACGTGAGCTCGGCCATCACCACGCCCGCGCCGGATCCGTATGGTGCGTCGTGGCACTGGGTAGGGCCCGACTCCGAGTGGGTGGAGACGAGTAGCTACGCGGTCGGCTTTGCTCCCTCCGGCCTGATTGGCGATGCACGCATCAAACCTGAAGGGGGCGGCTCCGGCGTGCACCTGGTGGACACGCAGAAGCTGCGCATGGTGGGCTACTTCAGGTACGATGGGCTGGCCTTCAACCTGGGGAAAAGCGGCAACCCTCCAGGCAATGAGCGGGACTTCTTCCGCAGGGTCCCAGACTCCACCAGGGTGCTTGCCGGAGCGGTGCGCATCGTTGTCCGGGAGTGGGTGGGGCTTGTGCTCTTGGGGTGGCAGCTTCCCGTCGGGTTTCCGCTCACCACCTACTTCTATCCTCATAGCGTGAGCTTTGGTGGCGCTATCGACAGCGTGAACCTGCCGCCAGATGTGGAGATCAGACTGGACCTGGTGCGGCAGTCGTTGGACCTTACACCTCACGCGTCGGGCATGCGCTTCTACAACGCCTACAACCCTGAAGGCGTGCTTGTGGATGGTGTGCCTGACACGCCGGTCAGCACCGTGGAAGCGCCCGGGCTCAACTGGGCCATGGTCACGGGGGAGCAGGGCACGATTGTCACTGTCACTAAGGTGCCTCGCCTTGGTTCCCAGCAGGGGCTCTACTACTGGGATAATGCCGCAGGCGGCTCGGCAGACGGTACGCATGAGTATCTTTTGGGTGGCGATACCGGCGATGGCGTCTCGTACGGCGACTTTGGCTACGTGTTTACTGGTGAGACCTTTCCCGTAGCGCTCAGCTTTGAGCTCACCTGCTACTTCCTGCCGGCATACCAGTCCCCTGCTGTCGCGGGGGCGCTCAAGGAGTGGGTGGAGACCGGCATGGCGGTGAACGTGCAGGCGCAGAGCTACCTGTCGGGCGTAGCCGCTGGGCAGGCGGACCGTGTCCCGTCGGCGTGGGCGCTCCACCAGAACTACCCGAATCCGTTCAATCCTGTGACAAGGCTGCAGGTGGAGCTGCCGGCGCGCGCCTCTGCCGAGCTCCAGATCGTCGATGGCACCGGCCACCAGGTGCGTCGCTTCAGGCTGAGCGGTGCGGGCGGGAGCAGGCAAGAGGTGGAATGGGACGGGCGCGACGAAGGCGGGGCGGAGCTGCCTTCCGGCGTGTACCTGGCAGTGCTGCGCACGGAGGGTGGCACCCTGGTGCGCAAGATGCTGCTGTTGCGCTAA